Proteins from a single region of Lates calcarifer isolate ASB-BC8 linkage group LG19, TLL_Latcal_v3, whole genome shotgun sequence:
- the osr1 gene encoding protein odd-skipped-related 1 — protein sequence MGSKTLPAPVPLHPSLQLANYSFLQSSTGLQLPADHFQSIYSFSALHAIHLHQWTLGYPPLALPRCTISKLPAQFSSMASIPIFPHLLQPKQGSAGLLQSSKNKPRFDFANLAAAATQDDHLKAEDLSVTGAAAGAQSSSHHSTSAGLGCLLDVTKLSSPERKSSRGRLPSKTKKEFVCKFCGRHFTKSYNLLIHERTHTDERPYTCDICHKAFRRQDHLRDHRYIHSKEKPFKCQECGKGFCQSRTLAVHKTLHMQVKELKPAKIK from the exons ATGGGCAGCAAGACTCTGCCAGCACCTGTACCTCTTCATCCATCCCTCCAGTTGGCCAACTACTCCTTCCTGCAGAGCTCCACAGGCCTCCAGTTGCCAGCAGATCATTTTCAAAGCATCTACAGCTTCAGTGCCCTACACGCCATTCATCTCCATCAGTGGACTCTGGGCTACCCGCCCTTGGCTCTGCCCCGCTGCACCATCTCCAAGCTGCCCGCCCAGTTCTCCTCCATGGCTTCCATCCCCATATTCCCTCATCTCTTGCAGCCTAAGCAGGGCTCAGCAGGGCTGCTGCAGAGCTCTAAGAACAAACCCCGCTTTGATTTTGCCAAcctggcagcagcagccaccCAAGATGATCATCTGAAGGCAGAGGACCTGAGTGTGACAGGCGCTGCTGCTGGAGCACAATCTTCCTCTCACCACTCGACCTCAGCTGGCCTGGGATGCCTCCTTGATGTGACCAAACTCTCCTCACCGGAACGCAAGTCTAGCCGAGGCCGACTGCCCTCTAAGACCAAGAAAGAGTTTGTCTGCAAGTTCTGTGGCCGCCATTTTACCAAATCCTACAACCTTTTGATCCATGAGAGGACGCACACGGATGAGAGGCCATACACCTGTGATATCTGCCACAAGGCCTTCAGAAGACAAGACCACCTCCGGGACCACAG GTACATTCATTCCAAAGAAAAGCCCTTCAAATGTCAGGAGTGTGGGAAGGGCTTCTGTCAGTCCAGGACTCTGGCTGTCCACAAGACATTACACATGCAGGTCAAGGAGTTGAAGCCAGCCAAGATCAAGTGA